The following DNA comes from Calditrichota bacterium.
TTGCCGGGTTGGGACCCGACGGTTATCTGCGCGGCTTGGAGGAACTGGTACGGGTCATCACCAAAAGAGGAGACGATGCGCAAGGTTAAACTGGTCATCCCCAAGGGTCACATCCACAATGGCGTGGTGCAGCTTCTCACCGACGCCGGTTTTGTGTTGCGGGAAAACGATCGGCAGTACGTGCCAGCGGTCAACGATCCGGAGCTGCAGGTGAAGATCATGAAGCCGCAAAACATCGCCCAACTCGTCGAGCTTGGCTCGCACGACTGCGGCTTCACCGGCCTGGACTGGATCGTGGAGACTGGGGCGCGGGTGGAAGAACTCATGGACCTGCGCCTGGACCCGGTGAGCATTGTCGCAGCGGTGCCGGCCCAGCTCAAGACCGCAGAGCTGCGCAGCCGCCGTCTGGTCGTCGCCTCTGAATACGAGCGCATCTCCCGCCAGTTCCTCAGCCAGCAGGGGTACGACTTTATCCTCCTCCGCACCTACGGTGCCACCGAGGCATTTCCGCCGGAGGATGCTGACATGATTATCGACAACACCGCCACAGGCCAGACGCTCCGCGCACACGGGTTGCGCATCGTTGCCACGGTGATGGAGTCGTCGACCCGCTTCATTGCCAATGCGCGCGCCATGCAAGACGAACGCAAGCGGGAAAAGATCGAAGAGCTGGTGACGCTTTTCACGGCCGTGCTCAACGCCCGGGAGAGGGTGATGTTGGAGATGAATGTGCCCGCCGAAAGGCTGGAGGCAGTGGTGCGCCTTCTCCCCTGCATGCGGGCACCGACGATTTCTCAGCTCTACGGCGAGCAGGGGTATGCAGTCAAGGCAGCGGTGCGCCGCTCCGAGATTATCCGCCTCATCCCTTTGCTCAAAAAGATGGGCGCTACCGACATTCTCGAGTACGAGTTCAAAAAGGTAATCATATGAACCTGATCAAACAGCGGGTGCGGGAGTTGTCGCGCTACGAGGTGCCCCAAGATGCGCAGATGGTCAAGCTCAATCAGAATGAGTTCCCGCGCGACGTGCCCGAGGAGATCAAGAAGGAAATCCTGGCGCGGTTGGCGGCAACCTCCTGGCAGCGCTACCCGGATGGGCAGGCAGAGGCGTTGGTGATGGCCATCGCGGCCTATGCCGGGGTGCCAGCGGCGTGCGTGCTGGTGGGCAATGCCTCAAACGAGCTCATCCAGACGGTGATTGCCGCAACCTGTGACAGTGGCGACTCCATTGTCACTGTTACTCCTGGCTTTGCCGTGTACAGTCGAGTAGCACGCATTCTGGGAGCAGGGGTGCAAGAGGTGCCACTGGGGCCCGACTTTGCATTTGACCCGGAGGCGCTGGTGGCCGCTGCCCACGGGGCGCGCCTGGTCATCTTCGCCACGCCCAACAATCCCACGGGCACCTGGATGTCCATTTCCGACATTGAGGAGCTGGTGGCGCGGGTCGAGTGCCTGGTCTGCGTGGACGAGGCTTACTTTGAGTTCCACGGCGAGACCGCCTCGCCCCTGCTGCGGAGCTACGGTAATCTCGTGCTGCTCCGCACCTTTTCCAAAGCTCTTCGCCTTGCGGGTGTGCGACTTGGCTACCTCCTGGGACCACCGCAACTGGTGGCCGAGCTGGCAAAGGCGCGGCTGCCGTTCTCGGTGGGTATCTTGCAACAGATTGCCGGCGAGGTAATGCTGGCCCACCGCGAAGTGCTGGAGCAGGAAATTCAGGAAGTGGTGCGCCAGAGGGAAGAACTCCTGGCGGCGCTGCCAGGCATTCCTGGGGTCCAGGCAGTGCCCTCGCGTGCAAACTTTGTGCTTTTCCGTCACCAGGCGGTGTCATCGGCCATGTTGTTTTCGGCCCTGCGCCGCCGTGGCGTCTTGGTGCGATCCTTTGGGGGTGCGCTGAGTGACTGGCTGCGCGTCACCGTTGGCACCCCTGCCGAAAACCAGGCGTTCTTGGCAGCCCTGCGGGCTTCGCTTGCTGAGTTGGCATGAAGGCCGTGCTCTTCGACATGGATGGGGTGCTCGTGGATGTGTCCGGTTCCTATCGACGGGCCATCGCGGCTACGGTCGAGCACTTCTCCGGAGCTACCGTCTCGGCTGGAGAGATCCAGGCCTACAAGGATGCGGGAGGTTGCAACAACGATTGGGAGTTGACCCGCCTGCTCTTGCATGACCGGGGCGTGGAGGTCCCTCTAGAAGAGGTCGTCAGCGTGTTCCAGGAACTCTACCTCGGGCAGAATTTTGATGGGCTGATCAACAACGAGCGATGGCTGTTGCGTGCGGAGGTGGCTGAGCGGTTGGCAGGCCGCTATGCGCTGGGCGTAGTGACTGGCAGACCCCGCCGTGAAGCACTCTGGACACTACAGCGCGCTGGCATGCAGCACTTCTTCGGGGCGGTGGTGACCATGGATGACCTGCCGCGGGACCGCCAGAAGCCCCACCCGGATGGCCTCCGCCTTGCGCTGGCCGCATTGGGCGCAGAAGGGGGGTGGTACGTGGGTGATAACGTCGACGACATCATTGCTGCCCGAGGGGCAAATGTGGCGCCCATCGCCGTACTCGCCAACCAAGCGGGGGAAGAAGGTGCAGCCCGCGCGGCTCTGTTGCGCAGGTACGGTGCCGTAGCAGTCATCCCGGATGTGAACAGCATAGAGGAGGTGCTCAGGTGATGCGTAGCGCCCGCGTGGAGCGTCGGAGCCGGGAGACAGAGATCCTTGTTGAGCTCAATATCGATGGCAAGGGAGAGGCGCACGTCACCACCCCCATCGGCTTGCTCACGCACATGCTCGAGGCCTTTGCGAAGCACGGAGTCTTTGATCTCACCTGCACCGCCAGTGGAGACCTGCACGTGGACCAGCACCATCTGCTCGAGGATTGCGGCCTGGTATTGGGCAAGGCCTTTGCCCAGGCCCTAGGCGATAGGCGCGGCATCAATCGTGCCGGCTACTTTGTCTACCCCATGGATGAGGCGCTGGCCGTGGTGGCCGTGGACATCGGCGGCCGCCCTTACCTGCAGTACGATGTCCACTTCAGCCGCCAGTTCTGCGGTGACCTCGACTCAGACCTCTTGGAAGATTTCTTCTATGCTTTCGCCGTGCACCTGGGAGCCAACGTGGTGGTGCGTATGCCCTATGGCCGGAGCGATCACCACAAGATGGAGGCGATCTTCAAGGCATTTGGCAAAGCCCTCGCCATGGCTTGCCAGGTCAATCCCCGGGCCGCCGGTGAAATTCCCAGCACAAAAGGAATGATCGATGATCGGGATAGTTGACTATGGTGCGGGCAATTTGCGCTCGGTGAGTAAGGCCTTATCCTATCTGGGCGTAGAGCACCGTCTTGTTCGCTGCGCGCGGGAATTGGACCACGCGGACCGGTTGATCTTGCCCGGGGTGGGGTCGTTCGGACATGCGGTTGCGCAGCTCCATGCGGCGGGCCTTTTTGAGGCCATCAAGGCGTGGCTGGAGGCTGGCCGCCCTTATTTGGGCATTTGCCTGGGTCTGCAGCTGCTGCTCGAGGGGAGCGAGGAATCACCCGGCGCAGCAGGCTTGGGCTTTGTAGAAGGCCAGTGCCGTCGTTTTTCGGGACGGCGTGTGCCGCAGATCGGCTGGAACAACGTGGAGTTCAAGGGAGACTGCCCTCTGTTCGCCGGGCTTGTCCCTGGCGAGTACTTCTACTTTGTGCATAGCTACTGGGCTCTACCCGAGGACCAACGTAAGGTGGTGGGGTGGACCGAATACGGTGTTCGCTACGCCTCTGCAGTCAGTGTGGGTCAGGTGTGGGCGGTACAGTTTCACCCTGAAAAGAGCGGTCGAGCGGGACTGACCGTCCTCAAGAATTGGCTCGACGGCTGTAGCCGTGCCGGCTCCTGCGGCTGAGAGGGCGGAGATACGGGCTTCGTACACGCGCGGGACGAGGTCGGAGGGTATCGGCACTCCCGTGGTGACGCTGAGTGCGTAAGGCGAATTCTTCCCCAGCTGGACCGCGTTGCTACGGGCAAGTCCCACGTGTTGCGCACGTTTCCCCTTTCTTTCAGCGGGAAGGTCCTTGCAAGCACAGACGAGGGGGCCGCGCTGTGGCGCCAGAGCCCGGCAGCAAGCTCCGCGTGATGACCAAGCTCCTGGCTGCCCTCCGGGTTGTTCTGCATCGAGGACGCTCCGCTCGAATAAGAGATGGTTGTGCTCCTTGTGCTCCCTGCCATGAATCCCCGCAAGACGAGCGTTCCGCACCATTGCCAAGCCCACCATCCGGCCCCTTCTGCAAGCGAGCCTGAAGAAGGCTATGTCCTCGCCGGGACATCCCGCGCCTCGCAGGCGGGAAGGCACGCCGCATACACGACGAACGACGTCCGCTCGCCTGCGCCGCGAAAATGCGTTGCAAAGCTTTCCCGGTTTTGCTATATTCCATCCCTCGTGCGGTAGAGTGCAGGAGCGCAGCTGGACGGAAGAAGAGGAACCGGTATGGAGCTCAACGAGATCGTCAGCAAAGAGGTGCTCGCCCCAGACGTGACCCGCTTTGTGGTGTACGCACCGGAGATTGCCGAGAAGCGGCGGGCTGGACAGTTTGTCATTATCCGTGTCAATCCCCTGGGCGAGCGTATTCCCCTCACCATTGCCGATGCCGACCCCCGGGCAGGCACCATCACCCTCATCTCCCAAAGCGTGGGGAAGACCACCTATGAGTTAGCCGAAAAGGAGGTCGGCGACAAGTTGGTGGACCTAGTCGGTCCCCTTGGCTCACCTACGCACATCACCAAGGTGGGCACGGTGGTCAGTGTCGGCGGGGGCATTGGCATTGCGCCTATCTACCCCATTACGCAGGCCATGCGCGCCGCAGGCAACTACATCATTTCCATTCTGGGCGCGCGCAGGAAGGAGCTGCTGATTCTGGAACAAGAGATGCGCAGCGTGAGCGATGAGGTCATCATCACCACCGACGACGGAAGCTATGGCAAGAAGGGCTTTGTCACCGACGCACTGCAAGAGCTGATCCACCAGGGCCGCAAGATCGACCTGGTGATTGCCATCGGGCCGGCGGTGATGATGAAGATGGTGAGCAAGCTTACCGCGGCGCATCAAATCCCCACCATTGCCAGCCTCAACACCATCATGATCGATGGCACGGGCATGTGCGGCGGCTGTCGCGTGACCGTCGGCGGCAAGACCAAGTTCGTCTGCGTCGACGGTCCGGAGTTCGATGCCCACCAGGTCGACTGGGACGAAATGGAAAAGCGGCTGGGCATGTACAAGGAGCTGGAGTGTAAGGCACTGGAACGGTACTGGGCGGAGAAAAAAGCGAGGGCATGAGAACGGTATGGAACAGACACTGACTCCAAAGCAGCGGCTGCAGATCCCGCCGCAACGCATGCCAGAGCAAGACCCCAAGGAGCGCATCAAGAACCAGAGGGAGGTGCCGTTAGGCTTCACGCCGGAGCAGGCCATCCGCGAGGCGCAACGCTGCCTGCAATGCAAGACCAGACCATGCGTGGCAGGGTGCCCAGTGGAGATCGATATTCCTGGGTTTATCCGCCTCATCGAGCAAGGAGAATTTGTGGCCGCCGCCCGCCGCATCAAAGAAAAGAATGTGCTGCCAGCCGTGTGCGGCCGTGTTTGCCCCCAAGAAGAGCAGTGCCAAAAAGAGTGTACCTTGACCAAGAGCCACAAGGACGTGAAGATGTCCGTGGGTATCGGCAAGTTGGAGCGCTTTGTGGCAGACTGGGAGCGCGAGCACGGCGCTGTCGAATTGCCCACTCTGCCGCCGAAGACTGGCAAGCGCGTGGCAGTGGTGGGGAGCGGGCCGGCAGGGCTGACCGTGGCTGGCGACCTCATCCTCCGCGGACACGAGGTGACCATCTTCGAGGCGCTGCACAAGCCAGGAGGGGTGCTCGTCTACGGAATCCCTGAGTTCCGTCTGCCAAAGGCCATCGTCGAAGCCGAAGTCGATTATCTCACTCGCCTGGGTGTTACCCTCAGGACTAACTTTGTCGTAGGGAAGACCAGAAGCCTTGATGAACTTCTTCAAGAGTATGACGCCGTGTTTGTGGGCACCGGTGCCGGTTTGCCGAATTTTATGCGCATACCGGGCGAGAACCTCCTCGGGGTCTACTCGGCTAATGAGTACCTCACTCGTGCCAACCTGATGCGCGCCTACGATTTTCCTGAGGCAGACACGCCCATCTTCCCTTTCAAAAGAGTGGCCACCATTGGCGGCGGGAACGTGGCCATGGACGCTGCGCGAACGGCGCTCCGCCTGGGGGCAGAGCGGTCGATTATTGTCTATCGGCGCTCGGAGAAGGAAATGCCGGCGCGGTTAGAGGAGATCGAGCACGCCAAGGAAGAGGGCGTCGAGTTTCACCTGCTCATGGCCCCTGTGCGTGTGTTGGGCGACGAGCGCGGCTGGGTGAAGGGGCTGGAGGTCATCAAGATGGAGTTGGGAGAGCCAGACGAATCGGGGCGAAGGCGTCCGGTTCCTGTGCCTGGCTCGGAGTTCATCATGGAGGTGGACGCGGTCATCGTCGCCATCGGCAATAGTCCCAATCCACTCATCCCTCAGACCACGCCGGACATTGCCGTCACCAAGTGGGGGGGCATCATCATCGACGAGCACACGGGCAAGACCTCCAAGCGGGGGGTCTTCGCTGGCGGCGACATCGTGCTGGGCGCAGCAACGGTGATCCTGGCCATGGGACAGGGAAGACGTGCCGCCAACGCGATGCACGAGTACCTGATGACTGGCAACTGGTGAGTGAAGGGGCTACCACCCGCGCAAGCGCTCGAGGCGGCGCCGCTCCTTTTTGGTGGGACGGCCCTTGAAGGGCGGGCGCATCCGCCGTGTTTGTCGGTAGAGTTCCAAAAGCTCCTGCGATTCTGGGGAGAGCTCTGGCTGATGCTCGCGGTACAGTTCGCGGGCCTTTTCGGCTGAAAGGCTTTTCGCCGTCACCTGCAGCACGTCAAACGTGCGATAGAGGTGCTTGTGCTTCACGGTGACGGTGTCCCCCACCCGGATTGCCTTGGCAGGTTTTGCCACTTGGCCGTTCACCTTGACCTTGCCTTCTTCGCAGCTCTTGGCCGCCTGCGCGCGCGTCTTGAAGATGCGCGCCACCTTGAGCCACTTGTCAAGGCGAACGCTCTCCTGCCCTTGGGGGCCGTCCTGGTGCTCTTCCCTTTCGCTCATGAACGACTCGTCACCATTCTTCACTCTGGCTCTTGCAGCAATTCATCCGCACTCGGTTGCCAGAGGTTCGCCACCGGCGCGGCCATGCCTGCTGGCGGGGCTCCTCATGGAGAAGAGGAGCCTTCCGTAAGACCGCCGCAGCTTCCCGCTACCCGGACTGGCCTGTTTTCCTCTGGTCTATCTCCTTGATTCGCTCCCTCGCCACTCGGCCAAAGCTGCTGGTGCTGCCCTCTTCGCGTTCGATGCGCTCAAAGATACGGCGCGCATCGTCCAGTTTGCCAAGCCGCATGTATGCCAGCCCCGATTCGTACATCGCGGTGACGCCCCAAGGGAGCTTCGACGGCGGAGAGAGGTACTTGACCTTCATGAGCTCCACGATGGCATCGGCATACCTGCCCATTTCCAGGTAGCATTTGCCAATCCAGTACTGGATTTCGGGCTCGGCCTCCCTGCTGGCAAAGCGTTTCAAGTCCCGAAAGTGCTCTATGGCGCGGTCGTACTCTTTGAGGTTCTTCAAGCAGGTGCCTATCTGCATCCTTCGCGTGAAGGCGTCGTCGGCGCGCGGAAACTCCTGCAGGTACTGGCGGGCAAAGGCGATGGCCCGGTCCCACATGCCTAAGCGATCCGCTGCATCGATCAGGTAGCCCAAGGCAAGCGCGCGATAGGGACGGTCTATGCGCGGGACCGCCAACGCCTTCTGGAAGGCAAGGAACGCGTTCTCAAACTGCCCGTTCTTGAAGTAAAAGTCGCCCAAGTTCACGTACGCGGTGGCCGTCAGGGGGTTGTCCGGGTACTTCGTGGGTACGCCCGCGAGGATCTTCAGCGCCTCGTCCGGCTGGTTCATGATGAGGTAGAGCTTGCCCAATCCAATGTCGCCCCACGCCGCCGTCTCCGCGTTTTTCACATCCCGCGCCGCGCGGAAGGCTTTCTCGGCCTGCTTAAAGTCCTTCTGGCGGAGAAAGAACTCGCCTTCCTCATAGGCAAAAAGGGCGCGGTTGGCGTCATCACGAAATGCCTTGAGATACTTTTCCGCCTCGGCGATGGCGCGGGCCCGGTCATCGATCCTGAAGAGGGAGATGACCAGCTTGGGCCAGGCCGCTCGTCGCACCGAGTCTGTTGCCGCGTCCTTGATCAAGTCCTGGTATGCGGCTGCGGCAGCGCGATAGTCGCCATCGCGAAAGAGGAGGTCAGCTGTGCGGAGTCGAGCCGAGAGCTTTGCGCTCGCCGAAGCAGCTGGCAGTGAACTTGCCTGACGCAAAAAGTTGAGGGCCCGCTGGCTGTCTCCTCTGTCTTCGGCCATGGTAGCAAGAAGGGCGAGGACTTGCGCAGCCTGGGGGTGCGTCGCTGCCTCGCGCACAAATTCCACAAGCAAAGCCTCCGCCTCTTGCGAGCGGCCAAGATGGTGGTACGCCAAAGCCAGGCGGAGTTTCAATTCCGGTGGTTCAACATCTGGCGCGACAGAAAGCGAAACGTCGCTTGCTCTCTTCTCCCGCGCGCGCTCGAGGAGCTCGGCGGCTGCCTGATGTTTCCCCTGGCGTATGAGAAGGTCGGCGAGCCGCACCTCGGCGCTGTCCGCCACGGGCGCATAGGCGCAGTCGTTGAGGATTCGATCGTACAGTTTTTCTGCTTCGCCAAGACGCTTGCCTGCCTCAGCCAAGGTGGCAGCCAACATCATGGCCTGGGCTCCTCTCCGGGTGCGCGGCAGGTGGTCGATGATGGCGTTCAGCGCAGCCGCAGCCGCTGTTGTGTCGCGGGCGGCCAGCGACAACTGCGCCACCAGCCAATGACAGCGGGCGCGCAGCTCGTCGTCACCAGCAAGGCGGGCTGCGTCGGCGGCAAAGGTGCGAGCCACGAGGGTCAGGCTGTCGGCTTGTGGCCCTCGCTCAAGGAGCAGACTGGCCTTCTCCGCGAGCAACTCTGCGCGCAGGGGACTCTGGGCAGGGACGAGCGCCAGCCCCGCGTCGCAATCTGTCAGCCAGCGCGGCACGTCACCGGGCGAGAGCTTGGTCATTCTCCGCAGGCCGATGAGCCCGCGTACCGCACCAACCCGCTCTTGGGCATCACTGGAGGTGGCGATGGCCTTGCGATAGAAAGCGGCAGCAGTGTCCACCAGCCCAGCGAGGGAACTCTGTTCGGCCGAGAGATAGGCTGAGGCAGCCAGGCCATGGTAGCACGTCGCCAGGCTCAGCAAGAGCTTGGCCGAGGCGGCACTGGTGTCCTGCGCGTAGAAGTGCCGGTAGAGTGCACGGGCAGTGGCATAGTCCCGCAGCGATTCCAGGTACAGCGAGCCCACGTCTACAGGCACTCGTTCCTCCTCTTGGCCGCTGGCCAGACGCACCACTTGCAGCGCCAGGGCCGATGAGGCCTTGCGGTAATCAGCAACAAGAAAGGAACGGAGCAAAGCGGCTTTGTACGCTGCCTCATCAGCCAAGGGTGATGCCGGAAACTGGCGGGCGTAGTCCTCGTAGGCATCGGCTGCCGCTGCGGGGTCGCCGAGGTCTTGGTAACAGCGCGCCAAGCTCAAGGACACCTCGTCCGCGAATTGGCTCTGCGGGAATTGGGTGAGAAACCCGAGGAGTTTGTGGATCCTCTGCGTGGAGCAACCTGCGTCCTTTTGACCGAGCTGGGCATCGAAAAAGGCAATGTCGTCCAGAAAGGGGCTGTTGGGAAAGCGGGCGGTGAACTGGGCGGCACGCTGGTGTGCCGCCTCCGCTTCTCCCAGGGAAGCCGAGGCGCGCATCGCGCCGATGGTGGCGGCAGCAATAGTACGCTCGCTGGCCAGTCGCTCGCCGACAGGGAGGGCGCGCACCGCATCAAAGTGCTGGCGCGCAGTGGCGAATTGCGCCAGTTGCAATGCGGCATTACCCGCACCAAGCCACGCCTCCGCGCGAAGGGAGTCCCCCGGCGCCAGAGAACTGGCCAACGCAAACGCCGCCAGGGCCTCATTTGCTGAGCCGGCCTGCAGCAGACTTTGGGCCTTGAGCAGAGCCGAGCGCGCTTTCAGTTCCTTGTCGGTGGCAAACTGGGCGGCCCTTTCCGCAAAGCGAGCCGATTGGGCGTACTCGCCGCGACCTTGCAGGACTTTCCCCAGGCGGAAGGCAGCAGTGGCAGTTGCCGTCGAGTCGGCTGTTGCTTCGGCTACCTGCCTGAGAATCCGCTCTGCCTCCGTGAACTGGCCCAGGCGATCGAGTATTTCTGCCTTCAACGCTAAGGCTCGGACAGTCGTGCCTTTCTTGAGGTCCGGGGTGATCAACTTTTCGGCTTCGGCAAGCGCTTCTTCGAGCTGGCCAAGATGGAACCCCGCCGTGGCCAGTAACAGACGCGCCTCTTCGCGCATCGGACTGGTGGGATATTTGTCCAGCAGCAGGCCGGCCACACGCTCGCAGTCGTCATACTCGCCAGCGTGCTGATACAGGCGCGCGGCACGCAGCAGGCCCTCTGGTGCTAAGGAACTGCCCGGGACAAAGGCCGTGATGCGCTCGAACGCCAACGCCGCATCGTGGAGCTGGGTGAGGGCTTCGTGGGCTTGGCCCTGCTGGAAGAGGAACTGGTCCAGGAGAGCGGAGCCGGGAAAGCGGAGCAGGGCATCGCGCCCGGTGCGCAGCGCTGCCTCGTGCTGCCCGGATAAGAACAGAGCACGACAGGCCTGCAACAGGGCCTGCGGCGCCTTGGGGCTTGTGGGGAAGCGATCGGCATAGCGCTGGTACTGCAGCGCCGCCAAGTCGTAGAACTTGTCGGTGAAGAGCCTGTCCGCGTAGGCCAGGTCCTCTGCCTCACTCATCATCTGGGCAAAGCTGCCCGTGTTGCAGAGGAAAACCAGCGCTACCACTACTCCGTGCAAAAGACATGTTGTGCGCATGTGCCTTTTCGCCTTTCGTGAAGGAAGACGAGCGCAGCGACAGCCGTGCGGGTGCCTTGTTGAGTGCCGCCCGGACAAGTGCCCACGCCCTCACACCGCGGCAAACTGCACAGCGCCGCTCGGCCAAGGGGGCGCCTGCCTGATGGCCTCCAGCACTTCCGCCGGCTCATCGACTACGGTCCACATCTGACGGTGGCGGGGGTCCATGAAGCGCTCGGCAATACATCGCTCGAAAAGCTGCAGCAAGGGGTCAAAGAAGCCGCACGTGTTGAGCATTACGATGGGGCCAAGGTACAGGCCGAGGCGCTTCAGCGAAATCGCTTCCAGTAACTCCTCCAACGTGCCGGAACCACCTGGCAATGCTACCAGAGCGTCGGCCTGGGCGCGCATTTGCTCTTTGCGCTCGTTCATCGTCTGCACCACTACCAGCTGGCTCACCCTCTTGTGCGCCCACTCCCTTTCGACCATAAAAGTCGGAATCACCCCTACGACACGCCCGCCGCGCGACAGAGCGCCGT
Coding sequences within:
- a CDS encoding ATP phosphoribosyltransferase, whose amino-acid sequence is MRKVKLVIPKGHIHNGVVQLLTDAGFVLRENDRQYVPAVNDPELQVKIMKPQNIAQLVELGSHDCGFTGLDWIVETGARVEELMDLRLDPVSIVAAVPAQLKTAELRSRRLVVASEYERISRQFLSQQGYDFILLRTYGATEAFPPEDADMIIDNTATGQTLRAHGLRIVATVMESSTRFIANARAMQDERKREKIEELVTLFTAVLNARERVMLEMNVPAERLEAVVRLLPCMRAPTISQLYGEQGYAVKAAVRRSEIIRLIPLLKKMGATDILEYEFKKVII
- the hisC gene encoding histidinol-phosphate transaminase, translated to MNLIKQRVRELSRYEVPQDAQMVKLNQNEFPRDVPEEIKKEILARLAATSWQRYPDGQAEALVMAIAAYAGVPAACVLVGNASNELIQTVIAATCDSGDSIVTVTPGFAVYSRVARILGAGVQEVPLGPDFAFDPEALVAAAHGARLVIFATPNNPTGTWMSISDIEELVARVECLVCVDEAYFEFHGETASPLLRSYGNLVLLRTFSKALRLAGVRLGYLLGPPQLVAELAKARLPFSVGILQQIAGEVMLAHREVLEQEIQEVVRQREELLAALPGIPGVQAVPSRANFVLFRHQAVSSAMLFSALRRRGVLVRSFGGALSDWLRVTVGTPAENQAFLAALRASLAELA
- a CDS encoding TIGR01548 family HAD-type hydrolase, giving the protein MKAVLFDMDGVLVDVSGSYRRAIAATVEHFSGATVSAGEIQAYKDAGGCNNDWELTRLLLHDRGVEVPLEEVVSVFQELYLGQNFDGLINNERWLLRAEVAERLAGRYALGVVTGRPRREALWTLQRAGMQHFFGAVVTMDDLPRDRQKPHPDGLRLALAALGAEGGWYVGDNVDDIIAARGANVAPIAVLANQAGEEGAARAALLRRYGAVAVIPDVNSIEEVLR
- the hisB gene encoding imidazoleglycerol-phosphate dehydratase HisB, which encodes MRSARVERRSRETEILVELNIDGKGEAHVTTPIGLLTHMLEAFAKHGVFDLTCTASGDLHVDQHHLLEDCGLVLGKAFAQALGDRRGINRAGYFVYPMDEALAVVAVDIGGRPYLQYDVHFSRQFCGDLDSDLLEDFFYAFAVHLGANVVVRMPYGRSDHHKMEAIFKAFGKALAMACQVNPRAAGEIPSTKGMIDDRDS
- the hisH gene encoding imidazole glycerol phosphate synthase subunit HisH — protein: MIGIVDYGAGNLRSVSKALSYLGVEHRLVRCARELDHADRLILPGVGSFGHAVAQLHAAGLFEAIKAWLEAGRPYLGICLGLQLLLEGSEESPGAAGLGFVEGQCRRFSGRRVPQIGWNNVEFKGDCPLFAGLVPGEYFYFVHSYWALPEDQRKVVGWTEYGVRYASAVSVGQVWAVQFHPEKSGRAGLTVLKNWLDGCSRAGSCG
- a CDS encoding sulfide/dihydroorotate dehydrogenase-like FAD/NAD-binding protein, which encodes MELNEIVSKEVLAPDVTRFVVYAPEIAEKRRAGQFVIIRVNPLGERIPLTIADADPRAGTITLISQSVGKTTYELAEKEVGDKLVDLVGPLGSPTHITKVGTVVSVGGGIGIAPIYPITQAMRAAGNYIISILGARRKELLILEQEMRSVSDEVIITTDDGSYGKKGFVTDALQELIHQGRKIDLVIAIGPAVMMKMVSKLTAAHQIPTIASLNTIMIDGTGMCGGCRVTVGGKTKFVCVDGPEFDAHQVDWDEMEKRLGMYKELECKALERYWAEKKARA
- the gltA gene encoding NADPH-dependent glutamate synthase, whose amino-acid sequence is MEQTLTPKQRLQIPPQRMPEQDPKERIKNQREVPLGFTPEQAIREAQRCLQCKTRPCVAGCPVEIDIPGFIRLIEQGEFVAAARRIKEKNVLPAVCGRVCPQEEQCQKECTLTKSHKDVKMSVGIGKLERFVADWEREHGAVELPTLPPKTGKRVAVVGSGPAGLTVAGDLILRGHEVTIFEALHKPGGVLVYGIPEFRLPKAIVEAEVDYLTRLGVTLRTNFVVGKTRSLDELLQEYDAVFVGTGAGLPNFMRIPGENLLGVYSANEYLTRANLMRAYDFPEADTPIFPFKRVATIGGGNVAMDAARTALRLGAERSIIVYRRSEKEMPARLEEIEHAKEEGVEFHLLMAPVRVLGDERGWVKGLEVIKMELGEPDESGRRRPVPVPGSEFIMEVDAVIVAIGNSPNPLIPQTTPDIAVTKWGGIIIDEHTGKTSKRGVFAGGDIVLGAATVILAMGQGRRAANAMHEYLMTGNW
- a CDS encoding RNA-binding S4 domain-containing protein; translation: MKNGDESFMSEREEHQDGPQGQESVRLDKWLKVARIFKTRAQAAKSCEEGKVKVNGQVAKPAKAIRVGDTVTVKHKHLYRTFDVLQVTAKSLSAEKARELYREHQPELSPESQELLELYRQTRRMRPPFKGRPTKKERRRLERLRGW
- a CDS encoding tetratricopeptide repeat protein encodes the protein MRTTCLLHGVVVALVFLCNTGSFAQMMSEAEDLAYADRLFTDKFYDLAALQYQRYADRFPTSPKAPQALLQACRALFLSGQHEAALRTGRDALLRFPGSALLDQFLFQQGQAHEALTQLHDAALAFERITAFVPGSSLAPEGLLRAARLYQHAGEYDDCERVAGLLLDKYPTSPMREEARLLLATAGFHLGQLEEALAEAEKLITPDLKKGTTVRALALKAEILDRLGQFTEAERILRQVAEATADSTATATAAFRLGKVLQGRGEYAQSARFAERAAQFATDKELKARSALLKAQSLLQAGSANEALAAFALASSLAPGDSLRAEAWLGAGNAALQLAQFATARQHFDAVRALPVGERLASERTIAAATIGAMRASASLGEAEAAHQRAAQFTARFPNSPFLDDIAFFDAQLGQKDAGCSTQRIHKLLGFLTQFPQSQFADEVSLSLARCYQDLGDPAAAADAYEDYARQFPASPLADEAAYKAALLRSFLVADYRKASSALALQVVRLASGQEEERVPVDVGSLYLESLRDYATARALYRHFYAQDTSAASAKLLLSLATCYHGLAASAYLSAEQSSLAGLVDTAAAFYRKAIATSSDAQERVGAVRGLIGLRRMTKLSPGDVPRWLTDCDAGLALVPAQSPLRAELLAEKASLLLERGPQADSLTLVARTFAADAARLAGDDELRARCHWLVAQLSLAARDTTAAAAALNAIIDHLPRTRRGAQAMMLAATLAEAGKRLGEAEKLYDRILNDCAYAPVADSAEVRLADLLIRQGKHQAAAELLERAREKRASDVSLSVAPDVEPPELKLRLALAYHHLGRSQEAEALLVEFVREAATHPQAAQVLALLATMAEDRGDSQRALNFLRQASSLPAASASAKLSARLRTADLLFRDGDYRAAAAAYQDLIKDAATDSVRRAAWPKLVISLFRIDDRARAIAEAEKYLKAFRDDANRALFAYEEGEFFLRQKDFKQAEKAFRAARDVKNAETAAWGDIGLGKLYLIMNQPDEALKILAGVPTKYPDNPLTATAYVNLGDFYFKNGQFENAFLAFQKALAVPRIDRPYRALALGYLIDAADRLGMWDRAIAFARQYLQEFPRADDAFTRRMQIGTCLKNLKEYDRAIEHFRDLKRFASREAEPEIQYWIGKCYLEMGRYADAIVELMKVKYLSPPSKLPWGVTAMYESGLAYMRLGKLDDARRIFERIEREEGSTSSFGRVARERIKEIDQRKTGQSG
- a CDS encoding TIGR00730 family Rossman fold protein, which gives rise to MIQRVCVFCASSSRLDERYLRPAYELGQLLAEQGITLVYGGGAVGLMGAVADGALSRGGRVVGVIPTFMVEREWAHKRVSQLVVVQTMNERKEQMRAQADALVALPGGSGTLEELLEAISLKRLGLYLGPIVMLNTCGFFDPLLQLFERCIAERFMDPRHRQMWTVVDEPAEVLEAIRQAPPWPSGAVQFAAV